One genomic segment of Theobroma cacao cultivar B97-61/B2 chromosome 6, Criollo_cocoa_genome_V2, whole genome shotgun sequence includes these proteins:
- the LOC18596906 gene encoding (E,E)-geranyllinalool synthase, translated as MELSHVSIHALIKEIKDEILSDYIDPYSFVSPSAYDTAWLAMIPADSNSQPCSAPMFKDCLDWVLNNQTEEGYWGERDAHGNPTIESLPATLACLIALKKWNVGIENVERGLTFIQANVEKLQKRNHNRFPRWFTIVFPEMIEFARTIGLQIDFSNHSQKLLIDIFSERQKIFKIEELTDSPYPLLLSYLEALPSFYAINEEDITMHLSDDGSLFQSPSATARAFMATGNKQCLAYLQSLVRRCGNGVPPTYPMDEDLIKLGLANQLERLGLADHFTQQIEDILTQVYRNYNKQESLAKPSHGTSIATQLYKDSLAFRLLRMHGYNMSPWSFCWFLNNQEVLDHIGKNNEYFSSVMLNVYRATDLMFPGEYELEEARSFSRKVLEKVASEGNRDDDHFTKSLNLQKMIEHELSLPWVARLDHLEHRSWIEENDMNALWAGKTSFHRFSSLMNEKLVQLAVGDYEFRQSIYKNEMAELKSWCLKRGLTDMGFGREKTMYCYFAISASLSLPYDSVIRMMVAKSAILITVADDFFDMEGSLNELNILTDAVKRWDGDGLSGHGKTIFDALDDLVRETAGKHLQQQGTDIKGYLQQIWYETFASWLVEAKWSKSGYLPLLDEYLGTGMTSIAAHTLVLPASCLLKSSLPNSKINPAAEYETVTKLVMLIPRLLNDIQSYQKEIEDGKMNYVLLYMKENPEADINDSIAFVRDLLDKKRKELLKHVLTEGLSDLPEASRHLHLSCMKVFQMFFNSSNRYDSNTEMLQDIQKAIYIPPDIGISKPLMPLPPDSGPKKEFRTITSHFVQPVKYHSKRIIGYQASLPIARRGYASMLTTPNFRMSFA; from the exons GGGTACTGGGGAGAGCGTGACGCTCATGGAAATCCCACCATCGAGTCGCTTCCTGCTACTCTGGCTTGTTTAATTGCACTCAAAAAGTGGAATGTTGGGATAGAAAATGTAGAAAGAG GATTGACATTTATTCAAGCAAACGTGGAAAAACtccaaaaaagaaatcataatCGGTTTCCTCGTTGGTTTACTATTGTTTTCCCTGAAATGATCGAATTTGCGCGTACAATTGGCCTACAAATCGACTTTTCAAACCATTCACAGAAATTATTGATAGACATATTCTCTGAACgacaaaaaatttttaaaat CGAGGAACTTACTGACAGTCCATATCCACTTTTACTATCATATTTGGAAGCGTTGCCTTCATTTTATGCCATTAATGAAGAAGACATAACCATGCACTTAAGTGATGACGGCTCGTTATTCCAATCCCCTTCTGCAACAGCACGTGCATTCATGGCTACCGGGAACAAGCAGTGTTTAGCTTACCTACAATCTTTAGTTCGAAGATGTGGTAATGGAG tTCCACCAACCTATCCAATGGATGAAGATCTAATAAAACTTGGTCTGGCCAATCAACTAGAAAGGTTGGGGCTGGCTGACCATTTCACCCAGCAGATTGAAGACATTTTGACCCAAGTTTACCG GAATTACAACAAGCAGGAATCACTGGCAAAGCCAAGCCATGGTACTTCAATCGCAACCCAGCTGTACAAAGACTCTTTGGCTTTTAGGCTTCTGCGAATGCATGGTTACAACATGTCGCCTT GGAGCTTCTGTTGGTTCTTGAATAATCAAGAGGTTCTAGATCATATAGGAAAAAACAATGAATATTTCTCAAGCGTAATGCTTAATGTTTACAGAGCCACAGATCTTATGTTTCCCGGAGAGTATGAGCTTGAGGAAGCAAGATCATTTTCTAGGAAAGTACTAGAGAAAGTTGCATCAGAAGGAAATAGAGACGATGACCACTTCACAAAATCCTTAAACCTTCAAAAAATG ATCGAGCACGAGCTGAGTCTACCATGGGTCGCTCGACTGGACCACTTGGAACATAGGTCGTGGATTGAAGAGAATGATATGAATGCTTTGTGGGCAGGAAAAACCTCATTCCATAG GTTTTCAAGCCTTATGAATGAAAAGTTAGTGCAACTTGCTGTGGGGGATTATGAGTTTCGACAATCAATTTACAAGAATGAAATGGCTGAATTGAAAAG TTGGTGCCTGAAAAGGGGTCTTACTGACATGGGATTTGGCCGAGAGAAAACTATGTATTGCTACTTTGCCATCTCTGCCAGCCTTTCGCTGCCTTATGACTCGGTTATACGAATGATGGTTGCAAAAAGTGCTATACTTATTACAGTTGCAGATGATTTTTTTGACATGGAAGGTTCTCTAAACGAGTTGAACATCCTCACTGACGCAGTTAAAAG ATGGGACGGTGACGGATTAAGTGGCCATGGTAAAACCATATTTGATGCCCTTGATGATCTTGTGAGAGAAACAGCAGGAAAACATCTCCAACAGCAGGGAACTGATATAAAAGGTTATCTACAACAAATA TGGTATGAAACATTCGCTTCATGGCTTGTGGAAGCAAAGTGGAGCAAAAGTGGATACTTGCCATTATTGGATGAGTACCTTGGAACTGGCATGACATCCATTGCTGCACATACCTTGGTTCTTCCAGCTTCATGCCTCTTGAAATCAAGCTTACCGAATTCCAAAATCAACCCTGCAGCCGAATACGAGACTGTAACTAAACTGGTCATGCTTATACCTCGTTTATTGAATGACATACAAAGCTACCAG AAGGAAATAGAAGACGGGAAAATGAACTATGTATTACTTTACATGAAAGAAAACCCCGAAGCAGACATTAATGATTCAATTGCCTTTGTGAGAGACTTGCTTgacaaaaagaggaaagagtTGCTCAAACATGTTCTAACGGAGGGATTGAGTGATTTGCCTGAAGCATCCAGGCATCTTCACTTATCATGCATGAAAGTATTTCAGATGTTCTTCAACTCCAGCAATAGATATGATTCCAACACAGAGATGCTTCAAGACATCCAGAAGGCAATCTACATTCCTCCAGATATTGGAATATCGAAGCCATTGATGCCTCTTCCTCCTGACTCTGGACCGAAGAAGGAATTTCGAACAATAACTTCTCACTTTGTTCAGCCTGTCAAATACCACAGCAAGAGAATCATAGGATACCAAGCTTCTTTGCCCATTGCAAGGCGTGGATATGCTAGTATGTTAACCACTCCAAACTTTAGAATGTCATTCGCCTAA